A single genomic interval of Drosophila willistoni isolate 14030-0811.24 unplaced genomic scaffold, UCI_dwil_1.1 Seg589, whole genome shotgun sequence harbors:
- the LOC124461680 gene encoding uncharacterized protein LOC124461680 codes for MRVRRTAKDGLLLELRKCTADTTQSLKEAISQVLGEEAGVKALTRHKAVAIHGMDEKATPQELVAKLADQAKVEATSLRLRSFRSSFRNTMSAVVCAPEAVALKLLEVGRVRIGWDSRRIKELEAQPARCFRCLCVGHIAANCPSDTDRSNCCFRCGNPGHKSADCSAAVKCFLCAEMGLSPLNHIAGSRACPSSGAQRMQKDAK; via the coding sequence ATGCGAGTTCGACGCACCGCTAAAGATGGGCTTCTTCTGGAACTCCGGAAATGCACAGCGGACACAACCCAGTCCCTTAAGGAGGCGATCAGTCAAGTCCTTGGCGAGGAGGCAGGTGTGAAAGCTCTAACCCGCCATAAGGCTGTAGCCATTCACGGCATGGACGAGAAAGCGACGCCCCAGGAATTAGTGGCTAAGCTGGCTGACCAAGCCAAAGTCGAGGCGACGTCGCTTAGACTAAGAAGCTTCCGGTCTAGTTTTCGGAATACGATGTCAGCCGTGGTTTGTGCTCCCGAGGCAGTGGCATTAAAACTCCTAGAGGTGGGCAGAGTTCGAATTGGATGGGATAGCCGCCGAATAAAGGAGCTAGAAGCGCAACCTGCGCGCTGTTTTCGATGCCTATGTGTTGGCCACATCGCCGCAAACTGCCCAAGCGACACAGATAGGTCAAATTGCTGCTTCAGGTGTGGCAATCCTGGTCACAAGTCTGCAGACTGCTCGGCCGCCGTCAAGTGCTTTTTATGTGCCGAGATGGGCTTGAGTCCCTTAAACCACATAGCGGGTAGCCGCGCGTGCCCATCCAGTGGTGCCCAGAGGATGCAGAAAGACGCCAAATGA